In Canis lupus familiaris isolate Mischka breed German Shepherd chromosome 9, alternate assembly UU_Cfam_GSD_1.0, whole genome shotgun sequence, a single window of DNA contains:
- the CYTH1 gene encoding cytohesin-1 isoform X3, with product MEEDDSYVPSDLTAEERQELENIRRRKQELLADIQRLKDEIAEVANEIENLGSTEERKNMQRNKQVAMGRKKFNMDPKKGIQFLIENDLLKNTCEDIAQFLYKGEGLNKTAIGDYLGERDEFNIQVLHAFVELHEFTDLNLVQALRQFLWSFRLPGEAQKIDRMMEAFAQRYCQCNNGVFQSTDTCYVLSFAIIMLNTSLHNPNVKDKPTVERFIAMNRGINDGGDLPEELLRNLYESIKNEPFKIPEDDGNDLTHTFFNPDREGWLLKLGGGRVKTWKRRWFILTDNCLYYFEYTTDKEPRGIIPLENLSIREVEDSKKPNCFELYIPDNKDQVIKACKTEADGRVVEGNHTVYRISAPTPEEKEEWIKCIKAAISRDPFYEMLAARKKKVSSTKRH from the exons TTCCCAGTGACCTGACGGCAGAGGAGCGTCAGGAACTGGAGAATATCCGGCGGAGAAAGCAGGAGCTGCTGGCCGACATTCAG AGGCTCAAGGATGAGATAGCAGAGGTAGctaatgaaattgaaaacctCGGGTCCACAGAAGAAAG GAAAAACATGCAGAGGAACAAACAGGTAGCCATGGGCAGGAAAAAATTTAACATGGACCCTAAAAAG GGGATCCAATTCTTAATAGAGAATGACCTGCTGAAGAATACCTGTGAAGACATTGCCCAGTTCTTGTACAAAGGGGAAGGCCTCAATAAAACCGCCATTGGTGACTACCTGGGGGAGAG AGACGAGTTTAATATCCAGGTTCTTCATGCATTTGTGGAGTTACATGAGTTCACTGACCTTAACCTTGTCCAGGCACTACG GCAGTTCCTGTGGAGCTTCCGGCTACCGGGAGAGGCCCAGAAGATTGACCGGATGATGGAGGCATTTGCACAGCGCTACTGCCAGTGTAATAATGGGGTGTTCCAGTCCACAG aCACTTGTTACGTCCTCTCATTTGCCATCATCATGTTGAACACCAGCCTGCACAACCCCAATGTCAAGGATAAGCCCACTGTGGAAAGGTTCATCGCCATGAATCGTGGCATCAATGATGGGGGGGACCTGCCCGAGGAGCTGCTCCGG AATCTGTATGAGAGCATAAAAAACGAACCCTTTAAAATCCCAGAAGATGATGGGAATGACCTCACTCACACTTTCTTCAATCCAGACCGGGAAGGCTGGCTATTGAAACTCGG AGGTGGCAGGGTCAAGACTTGGAAAAGACGCTGGTTTATTCTCACTGACAACTGCCTTTACTACTTTGAATATACGACG GATAAGGAGCCCCGTGGAATTATACCTTTAGAGAATCTGAGTATCCGGGAGGTGGAGGACTCCAAAAAACCA AACTGCTTTGAGCTTTACATCCCTGACAACAAAGACCAAGTCATCAAGGCCTGCAAGACGGAGGCTGACGGGCGGGTGGTGGAAGGAAACCACACCGTGTACCGGATCTCGGCCCCGACGCCCGAAGAGAAGGAGGAGTGGATTAAGTGCATCAA AGCAGCCATCAGCAGGGACCCTTTCTACGAGATGCTAGCGGCGCGGAAGAAGAAGGTCTCCTCCACGAAAAGACACTGA
- the CYTH1 gene encoding cytohesin-1 isoform X2 produces the protein MVLKTAEEPVPSDLTAEERQELENIRRRKQELLADIQRLKDEIAEVANEIENLGSTEERKNMQRNKQVAMGRKKFNMDPKKGIQFLIENDLLKNTCEDIAQFLYKGEGLNKTAIGDYLGERDEFNIQVLHAFVELHEFTDLNLVQALRQFLWSFRLPGEAQKIDRMMEAFAQRYCQCNNGVFQSTDTCYVLSFAIIMLNTSLHNPNVKDKPTVERFIAMNRGINDGGDLPEELLRNLYESIKNEPFKIPEDDGNDLTHTFFNPDREGWLLKLGGGRVKTWKRRWFILTDNCLYYFEYTTDKEPRGIIPLENLSIREVEDSKKPNCFELYIPDNKDQVIKACKTEADGRVVEGNHTVYRISAPTPEEKEEWIKCIKAAISRDPFYEMLAARKKKVSSTKRH, from the exons TTCCCAGTGACCTGACGGCAGAGGAGCGTCAGGAACTGGAGAATATCCGGCGGAGAAAGCAGGAGCTGCTGGCCGACATTCAG AGGCTCAAGGATGAGATAGCAGAGGTAGctaatgaaattgaaaacctCGGGTCCACAGAAGAAAG GAAAAACATGCAGAGGAACAAACAGGTAGCCATGGGCAGGAAAAAATTTAACATGGACCCTAAAAAG GGGATCCAATTCTTAATAGAGAATGACCTGCTGAAGAATACCTGTGAAGACATTGCCCAGTTCTTGTACAAAGGGGAAGGCCTCAATAAAACCGCCATTGGTGACTACCTGGGGGAGAG AGACGAGTTTAATATCCAGGTTCTTCATGCATTTGTGGAGTTACATGAGTTCACTGACCTTAACCTTGTCCAGGCACTACG GCAGTTCCTGTGGAGCTTCCGGCTACCGGGAGAGGCCCAGAAGATTGACCGGATGATGGAGGCATTTGCACAGCGCTACTGCCAGTGTAATAATGGGGTGTTCCAGTCCACAG aCACTTGTTACGTCCTCTCATTTGCCATCATCATGTTGAACACCAGCCTGCACAACCCCAATGTCAAGGATAAGCCCACTGTGGAAAGGTTCATCGCCATGAATCGTGGCATCAATGATGGGGGGGACCTGCCCGAGGAGCTGCTCCGG AATCTGTATGAGAGCATAAAAAACGAACCCTTTAAAATCCCAGAAGATGATGGGAATGACCTCACTCACACTTTCTTCAATCCAGACCGGGAAGGCTGGCTATTGAAACTCGG AGGTGGCAGGGTCAAGACTTGGAAAAGACGCTGGTTTATTCTCACTGACAACTGCCTTTACTACTTTGAATATACGACG GATAAGGAGCCCCGTGGAATTATACCTTTAGAGAATCTGAGTATCCGGGAGGTGGAGGACTCCAAAAAACCA AACTGCTTTGAGCTTTACATCCCTGACAACAAAGACCAAGTCATCAAGGCCTGCAAGACGGAGGCTGACGGGCGGGTGGTGGAAGGAAACCACACCGTGTACCGGATCTCGGCCCCGACGCCCGAAGAGAAGGAGGAGTGGATTAAGTGCATCAA AGCAGCCATCAGCAGGGACCCTTTCTACGAGATGCTAGCGGCGCGGAAGAAGAAGGTCTCCTCCACGAAAAGACACTGA
- the CYTH1 gene encoding cytohesin-1 isoform X1 → MPHATLALAAHQERSQLQRRGPSGSKTTYPHIPERLQGSVGLFPSDLTAEERQELENIRRRKQELLADIQRLKDEIAEVANEIENLGSTEERKNMQRNKQVAMGRKKFNMDPKKGIQFLIENDLLKNTCEDIAQFLYKGEGLNKTAIGDYLGERDEFNIQVLHAFVELHEFTDLNLVQALRQFLWSFRLPGEAQKIDRMMEAFAQRYCQCNNGVFQSTDTCYVLSFAIIMLNTSLHNPNVKDKPTVERFIAMNRGINDGGDLPEELLRNLYESIKNEPFKIPEDDGNDLTHTFFNPDREGWLLKLGGRVKTWKRRWFILTDNCLYYFEYTTDKEPRGIIPLENLSIREVEDSKKPNCFELYIPDNKDQVIKACKTEADGRVVEGNHTVYRISAPTPEEKEEWIKCIKAAISRDPFYEMLAARKKKVSSTKRH, encoded by the exons TTCCCAGTGACCTGACGGCAGAGGAGCGTCAGGAACTGGAGAATATCCGGCGGAGAAAGCAGGAGCTGCTGGCCGACATTCAG AGGCTCAAGGATGAGATAGCAGAGGTAGctaatgaaattgaaaacctCGGGTCCACAGAAGAAAG GAAAAACATGCAGAGGAACAAACAGGTAGCCATGGGCAGGAAAAAATTTAACATGGACCCTAAAAAG GGGATCCAATTCTTAATAGAGAATGACCTGCTGAAGAATACCTGTGAAGACATTGCCCAGTTCTTGTACAAAGGGGAAGGCCTCAATAAAACCGCCATTGGTGACTACCTGGGGGAGAG AGACGAGTTTAATATCCAGGTTCTTCATGCATTTGTGGAGTTACATGAGTTCACTGACCTTAACCTTGTCCAGGCACTACG GCAGTTCCTGTGGAGCTTCCGGCTACCGGGAGAGGCCCAGAAGATTGACCGGATGATGGAGGCATTTGCACAGCGCTACTGCCAGTGTAATAATGGGGTGTTCCAGTCCACAG aCACTTGTTACGTCCTCTCATTTGCCATCATCATGTTGAACACCAGCCTGCACAACCCCAATGTCAAGGATAAGCCCACTGTGGAAAGGTTCATCGCCATGAATCGTGGCATCAATGATGGGGGGGACCTGCCCGAGGAGCTGCTCCGG AATCTGTATGAGAGCATAAAAAACGAACCCTTTAAAATCCCAGAAGATGATGGGAATGACCTCACTCACACTTTCTTCAATCCAGACCGGGAAGGCTGGCTATTGAAACTCG GTGGCAGGGTCAAGACTTGGAAAAGACGCTGGTTTATTCTCACTGACAACTGCCTTTACTACTTTGAATATACGACG GATAAGGAGCCCCGTGGAATTATACCTTTAGAGAATCTGAGTATCCGGGAGGTGGAGGACTCCAAAAAACCA AACTGCTTTGAGCTTTACATCCCTGACAACAAAGACCAAGTCATCAAGGCCTGCAAGACGGAGGCTGACGGGCGGGTGGTGGAAGGAAACCACACCGTGTACCGGATCTCGGCCCCGACGCCCGAAGAGAAGGAGGAGTGGATTAAGTGCATCAA AGCAGCCATCAGCAGGGACCCTTTCTACGAGATGCTAGCGGCGCGGAAGAAGAAGGTCTCCTCCACGAAAAGACACTGA
- the CYTH1 gene encoding cytohesin-1 isoform X4 — protein MQRNKQVAMGRKKFNMDPKKGIQFLIENDLLKNTCEDIAQFLYKGEGLNKTAIGDYLGERDEFNIQVLHAFVELHEFTDLNLVQALRQFLWSFRLPGEAQKIDRMMEAFAQRYCQCNNGVFQSTDTCYVLSFAIIMLNTSLHNPNVKDKPTVERFIAMNRGINDGGDLPEELLRNLYESIKNEPFKIPEDDGNDLTHTFFNPDREGWLLKLGGGRVKTWKRRWFILTDNCLYYFEYTTDKEPRGIIPLENLSIREVEDSKKPNCFELYIPDNKDQVIKACKTEADGRVVEGNHTVYRISAPTPEEKEEWIKCIKAAISRDPFYEMLAARKKKVSSTKRH, from the exons ATGCAGAGGAACAAACAGGTAGCCATGGGCAGGAAAAAATTTAACATGGACCCTAAAAAG GGGATCCAATTCTTAATAGAGAATGACCTGCTGAAGAATACCTGTGAAGACATTGCCCAGTTCTTGTACAAAGGGGAAGGCCTCAATAAAACCGCCATTGGTGACTACCTGGGGGAGAG AGACGAGTTTAATATCCAGGTTCTTCATGCATTTGTGGAGTTACATGAGTTCACTGACCTTAACCTTGTCCAGGCACTACG GCAGTTCCTGTGGAGCTTCCGGCTACCGGGAGAGGCCCAGAAGATTGACCGGATGATGGAGGCATTTGCACAGCGCTACTGCCAGTGTAATAATGGGGTGTTCCAGTCCACAG aCACTTGTTACGTCCTCTCATTTGCCATCATCATGTTGAACACCAGCCTGCACAACCCCAATGTCAAGGATAAGCCCACTGTGGAAAGGTTCATCGCCATGAATCGTGGCATCAATGATGGGGGGGACCTGCCCGAGGAGCTGCTCCGG AATCTGTATGAGAGCATAAAAAACGAACCCTTTAAAATCCCAGAAGATGATGGGAATGACCTCACTCACACTTTCTTCAATCCAGACCGGGAAGGCTGGCTATTGAAACTCGG AGGTGGCAGGGTCAAGACTTGGAAAAGACGCTGGTTTATTCTCACTGACAACTGCCTTTACTACTTTGAATATACGACG GATAAGGAGCCCCGTGGAATTATACCTTTAGAGAATCTGAGTATCCGGGAGGTGGAGGACTCCAAAAAACCA AACTGCTTTGAGCTTTACATCCCTGACAACAAAGACCAAGTCATCAAGGCCTGCAAGACGGAGGCTGACGGGCGGGTGGTGGAAGGAAACCACACCGTGTACCGGATCTCGGCCCCGACGCCCGAAGAGAAGGAGGAGTGGATTAAGTGCATCAA AGCAGCCATCAGCAGGGACCCTTTCTACGAGATGCTAGCGGCGCGGAAGAAGAAGGTCTCCTCCACGAAAAGACACTGA